In Vicugna pacos chromosome 10, VicPac4, whole genome shotgun sequence, the following proteins share a genomic window:
- the LOC102541805 gene encoding LOW QUALITY PROTEIN: olfactory receptor 52I2-like (The sequence of the model RefSeq protein was modified relative to this genomic sequence to represent the inferred CDS: inserted 1 base in 1 codon) has product MLGPPYNHTMETSGTFFLVGIPGLQSSHLWLAISLSVMYTITLLGNTLIATVIWVDSTLQEPMYCFLCVLAAVDIVMASSVVPKMVSIFSSGDSSITFNACFTQMYFVHAATAAESGLLLAMAFDRYVAICKPLRYKRILTXQVMLVMSVTITIRAIIFMTPLSWMVSHLPFCGSSVVLHSYCEHIAVAKLACADPMPSSLYSLTGSSIIVGSDVFFITASYNLILQAVFGLSSKNAQLKALSTCGSHVAVMALYYLPGMASIYVAWLGKDIVPLHTQVLLADLYVIIPPTLNPIIYGLRTEQIRKQTRSLLMHCLFDHFSRGS; this is encoded by the exons ATGCTGGGGCCACCCTACAACCATACAATGGAAACCTCTGGCACCTTTTTCTTGGTGGGCATCCCAGGTTTGCAGTCTTCACATCTATGGCTGGCTATCTCACTGAGTGTCATGTATACCATAACCTTGTTAGGAAACACCCTCATAGCGACCGTAATCTGGGTGGATTCCACTCTACAGGAGCCCATGTACTGCTTCCTGTGTGTTCTGGCTGCCGTGGATATTGTTATGGCCTCCTCTGTAGTGCCCAAGATGGTGAGCATCTTCTCCTCAGGAGACAGCTCCATCACTTTTAATGCTTGTTTCACTCAGATGTATTTTGTCCATGCAGCCACAGCTGCGGAGTCGGGGCTGCTGTTAGCCATGGCTTTTGACCGCTATGTAGCCATCTGTAAGCCCCTACGCTACAAGAGAATTCTCA CTCAAGTGATGCTGGTAATGAGTGTGACCATCACCATCAGAGCTATCATATTCATGACTCCACTGAGCTGGATGGTGAGTCATCTACCTTTCTGTGGCTCCAGTGTGGTTCTCCATTCCTACTGTGAGCATATAGCTGTGGCCAAGCTGGCATGTGCTGATCCAATGCCCAGTAGTCTCTACAGCCTGACTGGGTCCTCTATTATTGTGGGTTCTGATGTGTTCTTTATTACTGCCTCCTATAATCTGATTCTCCAAGCTGTATTTGGTCTCTCCTCAAAGAATGCACAGTTGAAAGCATTAAGCACATGTGGCTCCCATGTGGCAGTTATGGCTCTGTACTACCTACCTGGGATGGCATCCATCTATGTTGCCTGGCTAGGGAAGGACATAGTGCCTTTGCACACCCAAGTGCTGTTAGCTGACTTGTACGTGATCATCCCACCCACCTTAAACCCCATCATCTATGGCCTGAGAACAGAACAGATACGAAAGCAAACAAGGAGCTTGCTGATGCACTGCCTCTTTGACCACTTCAGCCGGGGTTCGTGA
- the TRIM68 gene encoding E3 ubiquitin-protein ligase TRIM68 isoform X2 codes for MWEFEKYQRLLKKKQPPGRRLEVEAAAALASLEQEEGETMQKLESNHNALIRQSRVLWKMITELEERSQRPVRWMLQGIQEVLTRSKSWSLQRPEPVSLELKTDCRVLGLREILKTYAADVRLDPDTAYSRLIVSEDRKCVRYGDTKQKLPDNPERFYRYNIVLGSQCISSGRHYWEVEVGDRSEWGLGVCKENVDRKEVVYLSPHYGFWVIRLRKGTEYRAGTDEYPLLSLPVPPRRVGVFLDYEAHDISFYNVTDNGSHIFTFPHYPFPGRLLPYFSPCYSIGANNTAPLAICSLDGED; via the exons ATGTGGGAGTTTGAGAAATATCAGCGGCTACTAAAGAAAAAACAGCCACCAGGACGGCGGCTGGAGGTGGAGGCGGCTGCGGCTCTGGCCAGCCtagagcaggaggaaggggagaccATGCAGAAACTGGAGTCGAATCACAATGCGCTCATCCGGCAGAGCCGGGTCCTGTGGAAAATGATCACGGAGCTGGAGGAGAGGTCCCAGAGGCCTGTCCGCTGGATGCTGCAG ggTATTCAGGAAGTCTTAACCAG GAGCAAGTCTTGGAGCCTGCAGCGACCAGAGCCGGTCTCACTGGAGCTGAAGACGGACTGCCGCGTGCTGGGGCTAAGAGAGATCCTGAAGACATATGCAG CGGACGTGCGCCTGGATCCAGACACTGCCTATTCTCGCCTCATCGTGTCTGAGGACCGAAAATGCGTGCGCTACGGAGACACCAAGCAGAAACTGCCCGACAATCCTGAGAGGTTTTACCGCTACAATATCGTCCTGGGCAGTCAGTGCATCTCCTCGGGCCGACACTactgggaggtggaggtgggagacAGGTCCGAATGGGGCCTGGGCGTGTGTAAAGAAAATGTAGACCGGAAGGAAGTGGTCTATCTGTCCCCCCACTATGGCTTCTGGGTGATTAGGCTGAGGAAGGGCACTGAGTACCGGGCAGGCACCGATGAGTACCCGCTCCTGTCCCTGCCCGTCCCCCCCCGCCGGGTGGGAGTCTTCCTGGACTATGAGGCCCACGACATCTCCTTCTACAATGTGACTGACAACGGCTCTCACATTTTCACCTTCCCCCACTATCCCTTCCCTGGGCGCCTCCTGCCCTATTTCAGTCCTTGCTATAGCATCGGAGCCAACAACACCGCTCCTCTGGCCATCTGCTCCCTGGACGGGGAGGACTAA
- the TRIM68 gene encoding E3 ubiquitin-protein ligase TRIM68 isoform X1, whose translation MDPAALVEAVVEEVACPICMTFLKEPVSIDCGHSFCHGCLSGLWEVPGESQNWGYSCPLCRAPVHPRNLRPNWQLANVVEKVRRLGLHPGMGLKGDVCEPHGEHLKMFCKEDGLILCEACSRSPEHEAHSVVPMEDVAWDYKWKLHEALEHLRKEQEEAWKLEVGERKRTANWKVQVETRKQSIMWEFEKYQRLLKKKQPPGRRLEVEAAAALASLEQEEGETMQKLESNHNALIRQSRVLWKMITELEERSQRPVRWMLQGIQEVLTRSKSWSLQRPEPVSLELKTDCRVLGLREILKTYAADVRLDPDTAYSRLIVSEDRKCVRYGDTKQKLPDNPERFYRYNIVLGSQCISSGRHYWEVEVGDRSEWGLGVCKENVDRKEVVYLSPHYGFWVIRLRKGTEYRAGTDEYPLLSLPVPPRRVGVFLDYEAHDISFYNVTDNGSHIFTFPHYPFPGRLLPYFSPCYSIGANNTAPLAICSLDGED comes from the exons ATGGATCCCGCAGCACTGGTGGAAGCCGTTGTGGAAGAAGTGGCCTGTCCCATCTGCATGACCTTCCTGAAGGAGCCCGTGAGCATTGACTGTGGCCACAGCTTCTGCCACGGCTGTCTCTCTGGGCTCTGGGAGGTCCCAGGAGAATCCCAGAACTGGGGTTACTCGTGTCCCCTCTGCCGGGCTCCCGTCCACCCAAGGAACCTGCGGCCTAATTGGCAGCTGGCCAATGTTGTAGAAAAAGTCCGTCGGCTAGGGCTGCATCCAGGGATGGGGCTGAAGGGCGACGTGTGTGAACCCCATGGGGAGCACCTGAAGATGTTCTGCAAAGAAGATGGCCTGATCCTGTGCGAGGCCTGCAGCCGGTCCCCTGAGCATGAGGCCCACAGTGTTGTGCCCATGGAAGATGTCGCCTGGGATTACAAG TGGAAACTCCATGAGGCTCTGGAACATCTGAGGAAGGAGCAAGAAGAggcctggaagctggaagtcgGTGAGAGGAAGCGGACTGCCAACTGGAAG GTACAGGTGGAAACCCGAAAGCAGAGTATCATGTGGGAGTTTGAGAAATATCAGCGGCTACTAAAGAAAAAACAGCCACCAGGACGGCGGCTGGAGGTGGAGGCGGCTGCGGCTCTGGCCAGCCtagagcaggaggaaggggagaccATGCAGAAACTGGAGTCGAATCACAATGCGCTCATCCGGCAGAGCCGGGTCCTGTGGAAAATGATCACGGAGCTGGAGGAGAGGTCCCAGAGGCCTGTCCGCTGGATGCTGCAG ggTATTCAGGAAGTCTTAACCAG GAGCAAGTCTTGGAGCCTGCAGCGACCAGAGCCGGTCTCACTGGAGCTGAAGACGGACTGCCGCGTGCTGGGGCTAAGAGAGATCCTGAAGACATATGCAG CGGACGTGCGCCTGGATCCAGACACTGCCTATTCTCGCCTCATCGTGTCTGAGGACCGAAAATGCGTGCGCTACGGAGACACCAAGCAGAAACTGCCCGACAATCCTGAGAGGTTTTACCGCTACAATATCGTCCTGGGCAGTCAGTGCATCTCCTCGGGCCGACACTactgggaggtggaggtgggagacAGGTCCGAATGGGGCCTGGGCGTGTGTAAAGAAAATGTAGACCGGAAGGAAGTGGTCTATCTGTCCCCCCACTATGGCTTCTGGGTGATTAGGCTGAGGAAGGGCACTGAGTACCGGGCAGGCACCGATGAGTACCCGCTCCTGTCCCTGCCCGTCCCCCCCCGCCGGGTGGGAGTCTTCCTGGACTATGAGGCCCACGACATCTCCTTCTACAATGTGACTGACAACGGCTCTCACATTTTCACCTTCCCCCACTATCCCTTCCCTGGGCGCCTCCTGCCCTATTTCAGTCCTTGCTATAGCATCGGAGCCAACAACACCGCTCCTCTGGCCATCTGCTCCCTGGACGGGGAGGACTAA